A window of Panicum virgatum strain AP13 chromosome 8K, P.virgatum_v5, whole genome shotgun sequence contains these coding sequences:
- the LOC120644055 gene encoding probable serine/threonine-protein kinase DDB_G0271682, with protein sequence MDHEAFKLHHLERMLFDENAEPADLPLSLLEAITKNFSNDQEIGRGGYAVVYQGLLRNGTVAVKKLLDYVDFDDQKFIREIDCLMRVKHKNIIRFLGYCSDTQGKLFSFNGKIVMADCRQRFLCFDYASGGSLENYITDVSTGLEWQKRYSIIRGICEGLHYLHRMHIVHLDLKPSNILLDNNMVPKISDFGYSRSFHENQTRAITTTLVGSIGYLAPEFFNGEITFKIDIYALGVIITEILTGKKGYASVVDVLECWRNRSMKSGEDIPLEQIRVCAEIGTCCLDSDPKKRPDIRHVIETLDETESIMSDRQCITEMHNDTESMDKSIELGTMSTLLRIEKTSKGLQQDDTSMMLGVESNQNMELNILERIVAGSEEPGPLDLPLLQRVTDNFSEERKIGVGRQGDVYKGILRNGIVAVKRLFKSRAIENKMFHREVKSLIMVRHQNIVRFLGYCSFTEEHMVSIEGGTIVVDIQEKLLCFEYMSNGSLDSHLTDELRGLEWHTRYEIIVGMCKGLLHLHKEKDVIHMDLKPANILLDNHMVPKITDFGLSRLDNNSRAKTTSLLISLGYSAPEYVLEGKSSSKSDIYSLGVIIIEVVTGSKQRMPNITKSLRRWRYRWNKSAKHTPLGYQQVSKCLELAEKCTQVDPKDRPDISNIIDELNLIDSMEDQFQVIPCSEGMLGIDPLEIHISFEHDQQIWKSIELTNDTDDCLAFVTKASLQCLHIEPDKSIVPPRSKCNVTITMMQEQVMALPNNHYTEEITVLSTRVNGGLTAGDITEHMFSDRDGNVVDEVNVIVAFGTPPLGEEF encoded by the exons ATGGATCATGAAGCCTTCAAGCTCCATCACTTGGAGCGCATGCTATTTGATGAAAATGCAGAGCCGGCAGACCTGCCACTATCACTTTTGGAAGCCATCACGAAAAATTTCTCAAATGATCAGGAAATTGGCAGGGGTGGTTATGCTGTGGTTTATCAG GGCCTCCTTCGAAATGGGACAGTCGCTGTGAAGAAGCTGTTGGATTATGTTGATTTTGATGACCAAAAATTCATTCGAGAGATTGATTGTCTAATGAGAGTGAAACACAAGAATATAATTCGATTCCTGGGATACTGTTCTGACACACAAGGCAAACTGTTCAGTTTCAACGGAAAGATTGTCATGGCAGACTGCCGCCAAAGGTTTCTTTGCTTTGACTATGCATCAGGAGGAAGCCTGGAGAACTATATCACTG ATGTGTCCACTGGACTTGAATGGCAAAAGCGCTACTCAATAATCAGGGGAATCTGTGAGGGCTTGCATTACCTTCATAGAATGCATATTGTTCACTTAGATCTTAAACCAAGCAACATTTTGTTGGACAATAACATGGTGCCAAAAATTTCTGATTTCGGATACTCAAGGTCCTTTCATGAAAATCAAACCCGAGCAATCACAACAACTCTTGTTGGATCTAT CGGGTATTTGGCACCTGAATTCTTTAATGGAGAGATCACATTCAAGATAGACATATATGCCCTTGGTGTCATAATCACAGAGATACTGACAGGGAAGAAGGGATATGCATCAGTCGTCGAT GTACTTGAATGCTGGAGAAACCGGTCCATGAAGTCAGGTGAAGACATACCGTTGGAACAAATTAGAGTATGCGCCGAGATAGGCACATGTTGCCTAGATTCTGACCCCAAAAAGAGACCAGATATACGGCATGTCATTGAGACCCTTGATGAAACAGAAAGCATTATGTCAGATAGACAATGTATAACCGAGATGCATAATGACACAGAAAGCATGGACAAGTCCATCGAGCTGGGCACAATGAGTACTTTATTG CGTATAGAGAAGACTTCCAAAGGGCTACAGCAAGACGATACATCCATGATGTTAGGAGTGGAAAGCAATCAG AATATGGAGCTTAACATCCTAGAACGCATAGTAGCTGGAAGTGAGGAACCGGGCCCTCTAGATTTGCCACTTCTACAGAGGGTCACCGATAATTTCTCCGAGGAGAGAAAGATTGGTGTTGGAAGACAGGGAGATGTTTACAAG GGCATCCTTCGAAATGGGATTGTTGCTGTGAAGAGACTTTTCAAAAGCCGTGCTATTGAAAATAAGATGTTTCATCGTGAGGTTAAAAGTCTGATTATGGTTCGGCACCAAAATATAGTacggtttcttggttattgtTCTTTTACAGAAGAACATATGGTGTCAATTGAAGGAGGAACTATTGTGGTCGATATACAAGAAAAGTTGCTCTGTTTTGAGTACATGAGCAATGGAAGTCTGGACAGCCATCTAACTG ATGAATTGAGGGGCCTTGAATGGCATACGCGTTACGAAATTATTGTGGGAATGTGCAAGGGCTTGCTTCATCTTCACAAGGAGAAGGATGTCATCCACATGGATCTCAAACCAGCCAATATACTACTAGATAATCACATGGTGCCAAAAATTACAGATTTTGGTTTATCGAGACTTGATAATAATTCACGTGCTAAAACTACATCACTTCTTATATCATT AGGATACAGTGCACCAGAATATGTCTTGGAAGGAAAATCATCAAGCAAGTCAGACATATATAGTTTGGGTGTAATAATCATAGAGGTGGTCACCGGAAGCAAACAAAGGATGCCCAATATTACTAAG TCGCTCAGAAGATGGAGGTACAGGTGGAATAAATCAGCAAAACATACACCCTTGGGTTATCAACAAGTGAGTAAATGCCTTGAGTTGGCAGAGAAATGCACGCAAGTTGACCCAAAAGACAGACCTGACATATCAAATATAATAGATGAGCTCAACCTAATAGATAGTATGGAAGATCAATTCCAG GTAATCCCTTGCTCGGAGGGCATGCTTGGGATTGACCCTCTCGAAATACATATCTCCTTTGAACATGACCAGCAGATATGGAAGTCAATAGAGCTGACCAACGACACAGATGATTGCTTGGCCTTCGTCACAAAGGCAAGCCTACAGTGCTTACACATTGAGCCAGACAAAAGCATTGTCCCACCACGATCCAAATGCAATGTTACCATTACCATGATGCAAGAGCAGGTCATGGCACTGCCAAATAATCACTACACGGAGGAAATCACCGTGCTGAGCACCAGAGTTAATGGAGGTCTCACTGCTGGGGATATAACTGAACACATGTTCAGTGACAGGGATGGTAATGTGGTTGATGAGGTGAATGTGATTGTTGCTTTTGGCACACCACCATTGGGCGAggaattctaa
- the LOC120645504 gene encoding uncharacterized protein LOC120645504, which translates to MVNDGHDSNWVYNKIEIQSGQLFHDKKHLQHAVKKWFFMGKKPFKVVIYNPTTYDVKCLSPGCPWRVHGYLPKGENNFLASNIVGHSCKLSETVVKRRNMTAKFVATVMYGEIVKKTCISLFQIMLAISNRASYEISYDMAWRAKQKDANGDRVLRCAFWSFGCMIEAFKHCRPVLCVDGTFLTRLYKGQLLTCIGVDANDKVVPIAFAFVEFENAESWLWFFSLIKRAVVCERPNVCVLHDRHKGIL; encoded by the exons ATGGTTAATGATGGTCATGACAGTAACTGGGTGTATAATAAAATTGAGATCCAAAGTGGACAACTGTTTCACGATAAGAAGCACCTGCAACATGCAGTTAAGAAATGGTTTTTCATGGGAAAGAAACCATTCAAGGTGGTTATTTACAATCCAACCACATATGATGTCAAGTGCCTATCCCCCGGATGTCCATGGCGGGTTCATGGTTACCTACCGAAGGGGGAGAACAACTTTTTGGCTTCGAACATCGTTGGGCACTCGTGCAAGCTTTCAGAAACTGTTGTGAAGCGTAGAAACATGACAGCTAAATTTGTGGCCACTGTGATGTACGGAGAAATTGTGAAGAAGACTTGTATATCTCTATTTCAGATCATGCTTGCAATTTCCAATAGAGCCTCCTATGAAATATCATATGACATGGCATGGCGAGCAAAGCAGAAG GATGCAAATGGTGACAGGGTGCTTAGGTGTGCCTTCTGGTCCTTTGGGTGCATGATTGAAGCTTTCAAACACTGCAGACCAGTTCTCTGTGTGGATGGAACATTTTTGACCAGATTGTATAAAGGGCAGCTGCTCACCTGCATTGGGGTTGACGCAAATGACAAGGTTGTCCCGATTGCCTTTGCTTTTGTGGAATTTGAGAATGCTGAAAGCTGGTTGTGGTTTTTTTCACTCATCAAGCGGGCCGTGGTTTGTGAGAGGCCTAACGTGTGTGTCCTCCATGATCGCCACAAGGGTATATTGTGA